The genomic region TGGTCAGAGTGCATCCATAATACAGAAATAGCTTAAAAACAGACTATGCTATAAACCACTAATATTTTACTACTGGCACACTACCAAAGACTGTGTGTCAGCTACTTAAGGACTACATTAAAAATTAGCTGACCCCAAAGTAGGCTAAAACTAAAACTACATCCTTTATGAGAGATGAATTTATAGGGAAAAAAAAGTTGCTTAACTGTTTGGAATGGGGCATTTATGGGGCATTCTTCTGAGGGACAAGAGAACTGTAAAACGGTACACAGTTTGTAAGTCACAGTGATGTCCATTGGTATGGACAGAATTTAAGGATAATTATCACTTAGTGTCTTCCAGctccaaagtactttacaaacctGAACCAGTTAATCCTCTCAGCAGGCCTCTGAAGCAGGTGGTCATTAGCATTAGCACCACTTACAAATTGGCTAAATGAAGACAAGACATTAAGgtccaaattttcagaagtggctttTAAACTTCCACACCTCCATTTCTGGCTGCTCAATGAGAGAGCCCGAAggtaatttttttcctgaaatgatGAAGCACCTACAGCTCCCATGACCTTGGGGGTCAAGACAGGCCCTCAAAAATcaaaagccacttttgaaaacatgcAGCTAACTGATGTGCCCAAGGCTAGTGAGGGAATCTGTGGCATAGCTAAGATTAGATTCTAGTAGTTCCAGGTCCTCCATCCTTTGCTCTGATCATGTCTCTCACTGTTCTGTTAAAGCTCCCTATTTCTACATCCCGTTTTTAGCATATCTGGATTCAGTCACCTTCCCCTTGTCATGCAGGTTCCCAGTGgagtttttccccccttccaaatAAATTGCATTTAAAGTAGGTTTAAAACGgaatttaacaaaagaaaatcactaatgagtaattttgtatcacgtGCTTTTAAACAGCATGCAGGGCATGTTCtttcctttacattttaaaagcccTAATACACTAAAGCATTTACCTAATGGTCCTGTGGGGGAGAGATAAGGCATTCCCCTAAGACAACAGTACAGCAACTCCAGTAACTACTCTCCATATTTGTTTTTTTGAGAAGGGTTTTAGTCTCACCCTCACTCCCAATAGTTTACAAGCATTGCATTTACAGGATGCTCTGGGAGCCATGGCAGACCCTTATGCTCCTACAGCACTACTCCTGGATAGACTTCATCATTACTGACACGTCAAGGTCCATCCTGCGTCACACCACGTTGGAACAGGCTTGTGGGGTTTATGTAACCGGAGGCAGCAAAGCAGCCTCCTGAACCAACTTATCGATGGCTACCTTGGTACATGTAGGAAATCGGCTGCCGTGTCCCAGGCCTGACAGTGAACGTGTTCACAGGAGAACTGTACTGTGGGTTGCCCTGGGTAGGCCTGAGGGAGGAAACAAAGGAGGAAGTCATCAAAAGCCATGGAAGccatttataaaacaaagcagcaaagcatccagaaggggtgggggcaggcgtAAGTGTGTTCCTATAGATATATTTCATTCTGCACCCAGGGAGAGCAAGCTGTAGTTCTCTTCAGTGCCTGTTGCCATAGTATTCAACAGCCCAAATCTGAAGACACGCACGCAGGAACAGATTGGCTAGGGCAATCCTTAACCACTCCTCCATCTGCACGGCCTGTACCAGTGGGCACACTGTGCCTTTAAATGTGCACCATTCTTTTATCTGATGGTGCAACAAGACATACCTACAGTGCCCTAGGCAAAGGAATCCCTCTGcttgtgttttaaatctgcttcAAAACATGCTCTAATTAAAGCCGATTCAGGAGCATGCTCCTTGGGAAGAATACGCACATGGAGGGGACAcacctctccctgctttgccagcAGAAGAGCCTCCGGATTCTGGGAAGAAGCTGGGATAAGGCTTGTTCATAGTGCTCTTTCTGGCATGTATCTGTATTGCGACGCTGCCCAGATGCCCCAATCAGGATTGAGACCCTGTTACGAGTAGGCATAGTGCAAATGTGGAGCAAGGCATGGTcctgttccctgccctgcccGTCCTGCTCTTCAAACAGACTGCTTCAACTTGGGTATATTTTCCCCTTAAGCAAACCCTCTCCACCCTCCAGAACAAGTTATAATTAGAGATGGGCTGAGGGGGCTTTGCGTGGAGCCAGACAGTGCCTGGGTCAGAGGGAAAACCAGCTGAAAGTCAGGCCTAGGACTGAGGTGGAAGGAAGAATCAGGTCTTGGGTTTGAGTTAGAGAGAGCACCAAAGATGTTCTCAAAAGACATTAGTTGCACCTGCGCCAGTATGAGGGGAGAAGCCTCTTCCTCTCGGATGTGACCCAGAACGAGAACCACAGATATGGGATCAGACCTGGGGATTCAAATTGGatacccctcccagccccccattcCAAGGGTTTCCAGCATCAGCCCACCTGCCCTTGCAATAAGTGGAACGTACCTGCTGGTTGCTGCTGCACTGGCGGCAGAGTAGTCCCCATTCTGCCCTTTATACTTGGCATTGTTCATGGTGTTGTTATAAGACCTGGTTTTCCCAGGGGGCTCCAGTGACATCCGCCTGCCCTGCGTGCTGCTGGGAGCACTCCTGTGGGTGGAGCTGACCCGGCACATCCCCTCCGCAGCCTGGGAGCCATACCCCACTATGCTGTGGCCATAGGTCACGGGTGTGCTAACGTTCCTGGAGGATGTGGATGTTCTCGTGTAGGACCTATCGGGTTCAGACACGTACAGGCGCTTCTTGATCAGCGGGCGGCTGTCTGGGCGGCAGACAGGAGGGCCAGTGGAGTAACTGCCACCTGGGTAATGTTGACTGAAGCCGCTAGTCCTCGTGCTGCTGTCTGGGGCCATTTTGGAGGGCAGGGCGTAACTGTTAGCATAGCCGTAGCTTGGGCATCGGATATTCTGCTGCCTTTCCCAGGGTTGGCTGTAATCTGGGAAACTGGGGTCTCTGCAGCTCTCTGCCACATTTGAAGAAGCATTCTCGACCCTGTTGGCGTCATTGCTGAACTCTGGTGGTGGTGGGATGATCTCATAGTCAAGCTTCTCtccattctcttcctcctccttggtcAAGGAGCTAGGAGGTGAAGAGACAGAGTACAGGGGAAGGTCAGGTTTGGGGGGAAGGTCTTGCAGTCTCAAGTGGCTGGACTCCAAGAGGCCTTGAACTAAACTGGAGGCACCAAACCTCTCTGGCTTGGAAAGGCTCTGGGACTCCCCAGCGCTAGTTTTCTGCATGCTCTGGCTTTGCTCAGAAGTGCTGGAGAACGACAGTGGTTTGTAGGCCCTCTGTCCTGGTTCCGAGAAGCCCAGTGCCTTGCCTTCAGGTGTGACCATCCTGTCATGCTGCTTGCCTTCCAACAGGGCAGGGGACGCCTTCTGTGGAGACTTTGGTACCACCACAAAGGAGTAGGGCTTGGATTCACTGAAGTAGAAGTTGGTCAAACCACTTtctgactggctgctgctgccgctACTGGATTTCTCGGATAGCTTAAGGGGGTGTTTTTTGGACAAATAACTGTTCTGGCGGGAGGCAGATTGCCTGACTCTTTGGGCCCGCTGTTTTGCGGCCAGGAGGAGAGCCATTGGAGAGCCTTTCTCCACCTTTTCTCCTGTGACAGGGTGGATCAGGGCATTGTCATCCTCCTGGTCTGCATTCATGGAAGAAGAGGTTGGCTGTGAAGGCACCCCTGGCTTCTCAGCAGAGCACAGGATTGTGCCTCTTTCTGCATCATGTTTGTTTGTATTGACTGGCCCCTCCTCCACAGTTTGGGAGGGGGTCAGAGAGGACAGACTGTCTGTGGAGCTGGTCTTGGCCCGATGGCTCTTGTATTGGACAAGAAAAGTGTCTGTGTGTGGCCCAGAGGTTTGTGTGGGAGAGGTAGCCTCCATAGAGGAGAGTGAAGAGGAGGCTAGAACAAAGAGTTGGTCCTTTGGTTTCTGAGGTGGGTCTGGAGACTTCTGAACATGATCAGACAGCAGGTATCCCGAAACAGGGTTTAAGTTCTCCAAAGTCTTATTACTGGTGAGGGCAATGAGAGTCTTAGGATCCTCCTGCATCttctcaacttccactgaagctgCTGTGGGTGGGAGCTGATTGGCTACAGGTTTTGGCAGCCTGGAGTCACCAGAATTTGTCTGGCTGCTTCCAGAATTCAGGGTAACTCTGTTTGTGCCTGAACTGTGTCTGTGATTTGTAAGTCCTGTTGGTGGTTTACCTTCCTTTGTTGGGGAGAGTAGTGCTTCCAGCTCGTTCCTGAATTTCATAACACTGTTTGCTTGCGTGCTGGTGGGTTTATTGCCTGGAGCAGAGAAAACCGAGGAGGAGTACTCTTTTGTAGTGAGTGAATTAGTAGGGatcttctctttcctctcactTTCCCCCCCTGCTGGTAACTGTGGATCCTTCAAAGTAGGTTTAGCTTGATTTGACCCAACAGAGCTAAACCTATCATTGCTAGCATGGTCACTAATACTGTTGGTAGGTCTGGCATTTATGGGTTTATccagctgtctctcctccctttTCGAAGAAGAGGACAGCAGGACTGATAGTTCTTGCCTCAGCCTGTTTAGATTACTGGGTTCCTTCCAGTCATCATCAGATGATGTGTAGTCTGGAGAGGGCACGTCCGAttcctcctctgcagcaggaAGCTCAGATTTTGGACTTAAGTCCTTTTCAGCTTTCTCCAGCGGGACCTTTGCTGCCTCTGACAATGAGGACTGATAGCTATTAAAATTAGTCCCTTTGCCACAGTCTGACCCTGGTCTTGGGCTCGCGGGTTCTGTGATTTGCCTGACGGGCTTTGTTACTATCTGCCTATCCAAGGTAGATTTCTGCTCAGCTTCTCCAGCTAAGTGCACCTTGGCTGCAGGTCTGATGGTGAAGCTCGGCGGAAGGGGAGGGCGGGTGCGAGGATGTCTGGAAATAAGCCCATCTTCCTCACAGGGATCTTTTTCTTCCATGGAAATGGATGAAGTTCTCACCGGGGCAGCGGGAGGTACTTTTAATGATCTGGGGAAAGTTAGGTGAGGTTCTGGGGCAGACTTGGTCAGCGACTCTTCCTTCTGGTGAGAGGCTGGTGGAGTGGTGACAGCAAGAGAGGGGGCGCTGGCATTTTCCCTGGCGTCTGTCTGCCTCGTGTTCAGAACCGTTTCCGATTTCCACTTGGAGACACCGTTCGAGATGGGAGTatgaagcaggggaggggccggaggcggcaggggaggggccggaggcggcaggggaggggccggaggcggcaggggaggggccggaggcgGCAAAAAGGCAAGCGGAGGTGCTGGAGGAATGAAATCCGGAGGGAACGGCGGGCTGGGAGAAGGTAAGGTTGAAGACGAAAGCAGAGCTGGAGCCACAGATGGCGGAGATGCCGCCGTTGGAGGTGGTGGCGGAGGAGGTCCTGTGCACAGTGGAGGCAGTGGTATTTccattggtgggggtgggggtgtcatgGAAGGtggaggcgggggtggggccatggaagGAGGTGGAGGAATATCATTGTCCAGATAGTCTCTCTCAAAACCTTTTGGCCGCAGGTCTCCAACCGACTTGTACATTCTGTAGTTGCCATTGATTTGGGGCCTAAGGCCTATGGGAAAGAACACTGGTATTAAACACATTGCACATGGGCAGAGTCCATACGGAGAACATCTCCATCAAAACTGTCCTTCTAAGAAGAACCAAGTGTCACAAAGCCAGCTAGAagcatttcatttaaaacaacCTGATTAAAAATGATTTTAGCAGCAACACAGCCATTGCAACTCACTCGTTAATAGCGTGCTTGCATTCAATACATCTTTAGGAGATGCCCAGAATAAGAGCCTGATTTTGCAACTAAAATCCCAGGGGCAGACCCTAATGAAGCAGGTATAGCTTGTACCAAACTCTCTATGGAGTAGATGAAATATACTAATCTCTAGGTCTTTAATCTTGacggtgctcagcaccctcaactgttgacttcactggcagTTGAAGGCACCTAGCACCTCCTTAGGTGGCCTGGATAATACTTGTAAACCTTTCAGCCCCGGTGGAATTAGTCATCTGAAAAGCCGAGTTAATAATTATGCTAACATAAGAGTTGTATCTCAccactaagaaaaaaaaatggattgagctttttcttaaaaaacaagTTGAGGTTAATAGACAAGAGAAGGTCTCTTGGCTTCTTTCTGAACTGGGAGATCCTGCAATGTATTTTGTGCTCATTTGGTTATGAAAATTGGAGaggaattaataaaaaataaagacactGTAGACCTCTATCAGATTCTTCCATAACTTATGGAATTTTGATAGTGGTTCATCAGTTTTAAGTTAGCAATTGCTACTGACTTATTTTGTATTGTACTCTCCCTCAGAGCTCTCTCTGTCTTTTCTGGTGCACTGATTTTCATATAAAATGTATCAAACCAGATAATCTGGGTCCACAAAGGAAACAACTAGAATTAGATTGTTTCAGGACTCCCAAGGTCTTATATAATACTGATCAGAAAAGCATATTCAGTCTCCTGGCTTCTTATTATCACAGTCACTATCTAAAGTCAAGACAAAATTTAGTTACCGCCTATGCTTCCCATTGAATAAGGGAACAAATTAAGCAACCAAATTTCCATGTCAACAGTGTAAtaactttatatatttttaaaactcttgataGTTGCCATGGTTGCATCACAGAAGAAACTAACCCAACATGCTTTGCAGGTGTTGGCTTCATCTGATGAGAGCATCTCATAACTGTGTTTCACTCCTTTTCCCTAAGGACACTTGGAATCCTCCTCAAGAAAGCCAGCAACTGAAAGCTTGCTCAGTTTGTGTGGAAACACAGGAGACCAAATGCTGATGCCTCGGTAAATTGTCTTCAGCCAAACTAGTTGCACGATTAAGGAACGGTGACGGCAACATACGTGGATCTGTGCATTAAAGCCATTTTAAGGGCTTTGAATACCTCAGCAGAGAGGACACCTTACCTGGAGATGCTGTTTCTTCAAAGCCCTCCGGCACAGAAGGGGTTGGTACAGCCACTCCATGTGTCTCCTGGGTGTTCTGAAAGGGTTGAATAAGCGGATGGTAAGAAAACTCACAACAGTATATacacagcacctagtacaatggggtcgcGGTCCATTCCTGGGGCTCGAAGGCActactacagtacaaataaataataaaaacacctCAAATACCCTGGGTATAAAGTGCTGGGCATGAGTTTTACCCATGTTATGTCATCTGAATCTCAGCTTTTAGTTATATATGTTCCTAGGCCtcctggttgtgaagaaaagcttgaaaacatgacctgacaGCGTAGTGATGTCTGCCTGCAAGTACAGACAACCTCCCACCAGAGAAGTAACATCAGCTATTGCCAGAAAGCTACCTCCGTTGGTGCATCTGCTGCTGACATGGTGGCCTTGGGAAGCACACTCGTTGGGAGTGGACTTGGCACTCCAGATTGCCTTATTCCAGCTCAGGGCACGGGTGAAGATAGACTCCACCAAGCAATGGTAGTCGCTCACCAAAGTTCACACGCAGAGGACACTGATTCACTGAAGAAATG from Caretta caretta isolate rCarCar2 chromosome 21, rCarCar1.hap1, whole genome shotgun sequence harbors:
- the C21H6orf132 gene encoding uncharacterized protein C6orf132 homolog, producing the protein MKKNQSVQGTFSKLFGKKHANNTSLYATNPPWIFTQEVTSEGKGGPGDVVELYYEDNRVMTVTDSGTATLKPRPRVRPLLTFMPLNTQETHGVAVPTPSVPEGFEETASPGLRPQINGNYRMYKSVGDLRPKGFERDYLDNDIPPPPSMAPPPPPPSMTPPPPPMEIPLPPLCTGPPPPPPPTAASPPSVAPALLSSSTLPSPSPPFPPDFIPPAPPLAFLPPPAPPLPPPAPPLPPPAPPLPPPAPPLLHTPISNGVSKWKSETVLNTRQTDARENASAPSLAVTTPPASHQKEESLTKSAPEPHLTFPRSLKVPPAAPVRTSSISMEEKDPCEEDGLISRHPRTRPPLPPSFTIRPAAKVHLAGEAEQKSTLDRQIVTKPVRQITEPASPRPGSDCGKGTNFNSYQSSLSEAAKVPLEKAEKDLSPKSELPAAEEESDVPSPDYTSSDDDWKEPSNLNRLRQELSVLLSSSSKREERQLDKPINARPTNSISDHASNDRFSSVGSNQAKPTLKDPQLPAGGESERKEKIPTNSLTTKEYSSSVFSAPGNKPTSTQANSVMKFRNELEALLSPTKEGKPPTGLTNHRHSSGTNRVTLNSGSSQTNSGDSRLPKPVANQLPPTAASVEVEKMQEDPKTLIALTSNKTLENLNPVSGYLLSDHVQKSPDPPQKPKDQLFVLASSSLSSMEATSPTQTSGPHTDTFLVQYKSHRAKTSSTDSLSSLTPSQTVEEGPVNTNKHDAERGTILCSAEKPGVPSQPTSSSMNADQEDDNALIHPVTGEKVEKGSPMALLLAAKQRAQRVRQSASRQNSYLSKKHPLKLSEKSSSGSSSQSESGLTNFYFSESKPYSFVVVPKSPQKASPALLEGKQHDRMVTPEGKALGFSEPGQRAYKPLSFSSTSEQSQSMQKTSAGESQSLSKPERFGASSLVQGLLESSHLRLQDLPPKPDLPLYSVSSPPSSLTKEEEENGEKLDYEIIPPPPEFSNDANRVENASSNVAESCRDPSFPDYSQPWERQQNIRCPSYGYANSYALPSKMAPDSSTRTSGFSQHYPGGSYSTGPPVCRPDSRPLIKKRLYVSEPDRSYTRTSTSSRNVSTPVTYGHSIVGYGSQAAEGMCRVSSTHRSAPSSTQGRRMSLEPPGKTRSYNNTMNNAKYKGQNGDYSAASAAATSRPTQGNPQYSSPVNTFTVRPGTRQPISYMYQGSHR